One Coffea arabica cultivar ET-39 chromosome 5e, Coffea Arabica ET-39 HiFi, whole genome shotgun sequence DNA segment encodes these proteins:
- the LOC113688327 gene encoding uncharacterized protein — protein MTTTNITTDQDALLALRAHITVQDPHQILLENWSVSSPVCQWVGVTCGSRHRRVIALDLSNMNLSGIIPPQLGNMSFLVSLNMSRNNFHGELPHEFARLRRLRVLDLDANNLGGEFPEWFGSFHQLRLLSLNNNSFTGFISTSLANVSTLETLSLSFNYLQGNIPTEIFKISSLELIFFQGNSLSGSVPDDMCRHLQRIQRIDLSGNNLNGQIPSSTYNCSQLQLLDLSSNHFTGFIPKEIGTLKALERLYLYRNSLEGEIPKEMGNLTVLKTFAISSNSITGAIPQEISKLCNLVHLSLFENNLTGFIPMQIFNLSQIRIFSLTRNKLSGNLPRMGFPNLEGLYLTENDFWGPIPDSISNCSKLKLIEFSYNNFAGSIPNSFGDLRLLERTSCQ, from the exons ATGACCACAACCAATATTACCACTGATCAAGATGCTCTTCTTGCGCTGAGAGCTCACATCACTGTACAGGACCCTCATCAAATCCTGTTAGAAAACTGGTCTGTTTCTTCCCCTGTATGTCAGTGGGTGGGAGTCACTTGCGGCTCTCGTCACCGTCGAGTAATTGCCTTGGATCTTTCCAATATGAATCTTAGTGGCATAATACCGCCGCAGCTGGGAAATATGTCATTTCTGGTTTCCCTTAACATGAGCAGAAATAATTTCCATGGAGAACTGCCGCATGAATTTGCTCGGTTACGCCGGTTAAGAGTGCTTGACTTGGATGCCAACAATCTCGGTGGAGAGTTTCCTGAGTGGTTTGGTTCCTTTCATCAACTTCGACTGTTGTCTCTGAATAACAACAGTTTCACTGGCTTCATCTCAACTTCCTTGGCTAACGTTTCTACACTAGAAACGCTAAGTCTGTCATTCAATTATCTCCAGGGAAATATTCCAACagagattttcaaaatttcctcgCTGGAATTGATTTTCTTCCAGGGTAATAGCTTATCTGGTAGCGTTCCAGATGATATGTGTCGCCATCTTCAGAGAATCCAGCGGATTGACCTGTCAGGGAACAACTTAAATGGTCAAATACCATCAAGCACATATAACTGTTCACAACTTCAATTGCTGGACCTTTCTTCGAATCACTTCACTGGATTCATACCGAAAGAAATTGGCACTCTGAAGGCACTTGAGCGGCTGTATCTATACAGGAACAGTTTAGAAG GTGAAATTCCAAAAGAGATGGGTAATTTAACTGTGCTGAAAACATTTGCCATTAGTTCCAACAGCATAACAG GTGCAATACCCCAAGAGATCAGCAAGCTATGCAATTTGGTACATCTCAGCTTGTTCGAGAATAACTTAACTGGTTTCATTCCGATGCAGATCTTTAATCTGTCACAGATAAGAATTTTCAGTCTTACAAGAAACAAACTTTCTGGCAATCTTCCAAGGATGGGTTTTCCAAATTTAGAGGGGCTTTATCTCACCGAGAATGACTTCTGGGGACCAATACCGGACTCTATCTCAAATTGCTCTAAACTGAAGTTAATAGAATTTTCTTATAACAACTTCGCAGGTTCTATTCCCAATTCCTTTGGGGATCTAAGACTCCTAGAAAGAACAAGTTGCCAGTGA
- the LOC140006348 gene encoding probable LRR receptor-like serine/threonine-protein kinase At3g47570 — protein MQRLDILIDVACALQYLHYGYSIPVVHCDVKPGNVLLDQDMVAHVTDFGVAKLLGHEDSITYTNTLATLGYLAPEFGLEGLVSTKCDVYSFGITIMEVFTRKSPSDEMFGENLRLKSWVSDSMPDGLVRVVDANLLRPHHKYLDEKLNCISSIMKVALNCTRESPKERSNMHDVLADLKKIKLQLLPCSN, from the exons ATGCAGAGATTAGACATATTGATTGATGTGGCATGTGCACTGCAATATCTGCACTACGGTTATTCGATACCAGTGGTTCATTGTGATGTGAAGCCCGGTAATGTGCTCCTGGATCAAGATATGGTTGCCCATGTGACTGATTTTGGTGTTGCAAAGTTGCTGGGGCATGAGGATAGCATTACGTACACCAACACATTAGCCACACTTGGCTATCTTGCTCCAG AGTTTGGACTGGAAGGGCTAGTATCAACAAAATGCGATGTCTACAGTTTTGGAATCACGATTATGGAAGTCTTTACAAGAAAAAGTCCCAGTGATGAAATGTTTGGCGAAAATTTGAGGCTGAAGAGTTGGGTGAGTGATTCCATGCCGGATGGACTGGTTCGTGTTGTAGATGCTAATCTGCTGAGGCCCCATCATAAATACTTGGATGAAAAGTTGAACTGCATTTCATCAATCATGAAAGTGGCTTTGAATTGCACAAGGGAATCTCCAAAGGAGAGAAGCAACATGCATGATGTTCTTGCTGATTTGAAGAAGATCAAACTTCAGCTACTGCCATGTTCAAATTAA